A portion of the Capra hircus breed San Clemente chromosome 24, ASM170441v1, whole genome shotgun sequence genome contains these proteins:
- the MBD1 gene encoding methyl-CpG-binding domain protein 1 isoform X9, producing the protein MAEDWLDCPALGPGWKRREVFRKSGATCGRSDTYYQSPTGDRIRSKVELTRYLGPACDLTLFDFKQGVLCYPSSKAHSLAITSRKRKKPSKPAKARKCQVGPQKSEVRKEAPRDDTKADTDTVPASLPAPGCCENCGISFSGDGTRRQRLKTLCKDCRAQRIAFNREQRMFKRVGCGECTACQVKEDCGACSTCLLQLPHDVASGLFCKCERRRCLRIVERSRGCGVCRGCQTREDCGRCRVCLRPPRPGLRRQWKCVQRRCLRGKHGRRRGGCDSKVVARRRPPRAQSPPPPPPPQPPESPELHPRALAPSPPAEFIYYCVDEDELQPYTNRRQNRKCGACAACLRRTDCGHCDFCCDKPKFGGSNQKRQKCRWRQCLQFAMKRLLPSVWAGSEDGASPPPAHPHRKRPGSTRRPHLGQTLKPPLATPAAQPDRAQTPVKEEAGSGFVLPPPGTDLVFLREGASSPVQVPGPAPASTETRLQEAQCPGLSWVVALPQVKQEKADAQEDWTPGTAILTSPVLLPGCPSKAVDPGLPSVKQEPPDPEEEKDDNKADSTSDLAPEEEAGGAGTPVITEIFSLGGTRLRDTAVWLPRSKDLKKPGGRKQ; encoded by the exons ATGGCTGAGGACTGGCTGGACTGCCCAGCTCTGGGCCCTGGCTGGAAGCGCCGTGAGGTTTTTCGCAAGTCAGGTGCCACCTGTGGACGCTCAGACACCTACTACCAGAG CCCCACAGGAGACAGGATCCGAAGCAAAGTTGAGCTGACCCGATACCTGGGCCCTGCATGTGATCTCACCCTCTTCGACTTCAAACAAGGCGTTCTCTGCTATCCATCCTCCAAG GCCCACTCCTTGGCCATCACCAGCAGGAAGCGGAAGAAGCCTTCAAAGCCAGCCAAGGCTCGGAAGTGTCAGGTTGGACCTCAGAAGAGTGAAGTCAGGAAGGAGGCACCAAGGGATGACACCAAGGCTGACACTGACACAGTCCCAGCTTCACTTCCTGCCCCTGG GTGCTGTGAGAACTGTGGAATCAGCTTTTCAGGAGATGGCACCCGAAGGCAGCGGCTCAAGACTTTGTGCAAGGACTGCCGAG cACAGAGGATCGCTTTCAATCGGGAGCAGAGGATGTTTAAG CGTGTGGGCTGCGGGGAGTGCACGGCCTGCCAGGTAAAGGAAGATTGTGGGGCCTGCTCCACCTGCCTCCTGCAGTTGCCCCATGATGTGGCCTCGGGGCTGTTCTGCAAGTGTGAGCGAAGACGGTGCCTCCGCATTGTGGAAAGG AGCCGAGGGTGTGGAGTGTGCCGGGGCTGTCAGACCCGAGAGGACTGTGGCCGCTGTCGAGTCTGCCTTCGCCCTCCCCGCCCTGGGCTCCGGCGCCAATGGAAGTGCGTCCAGCGGCGCTGCCTCCGG GGTAAACACGGCCGCCGTAGGGGAGGCTGCGACTCCAAGGTGGTGGCCCGGCGGCGTCCACCCCGAGCCCAGTCACCGCCTCCACCTCCCCCACCTCAGCCTCCAGAGTCTCCGGAGCTG CACCCCAGAGCCCTGGCCCCCTCGCCTCCTGCTGAATTCATCTATTACTGTGTAGACGAGGACGAGCTA CAGCCTTACACAAACCGTCGGCAGAACCGCAAGTGTGGGGCCTGTGCAGCCTGCCTGAGGCGGACGGACTGTGGCCACTGTGACTTCTGCTGTGACAAGCCCAAGTTTGGGGGCAGCAACCAGAAGCGCCAGAAGTGTCGTTGGCGCCAGTGCCTGCAGTTTGCTATG AAGCGGCTTCTGCCAAGTGTCTGGGCAGGGTCCGAAGATGGGGCATCACCACCCCCAGCTCATCCTCATCGAAAGAGGCCTGGCTCTACTCGAAGGCCTCATCTGGGTCAGACCCTGAAGCCTCCCTTGGCCACACCGGCAGCTCAACCAGACCGAGCCCAAACTCCAGTGAAGGAGGAAGCAGGCAGTGGCTTTGTGCTGCCCCCACCTGGCACTGACCTTGTGTTCTTACGGGAGGGCGCAAGCAGTCCCGTGCAGGTGCCTGGCCCAGCCCCGGCTTCCACAGAAACTCGGTTGCAG GAGGCCCAGTGCCCTGGCCTGAGTTGGGTCGTGGCCTTACCCCAGGTGAAGCAAGAGAAGGCGGATGCCCAGGAAGACTGGACACCGGGCACAGCCATCCTGACTTCTCCTGTATTGCTGCCTGGCTGCCCCAGCAAG GCAGTAGACCCAGGCCTGCCATCAGTGAAGCAAGAGCCACCTGACCCTGAGGAGGAGAAGGACGACAACAAGGCTGACTCCACCTCTGACTTGGCCccagaggaggaggcaggaggggctggCACGCCCGTG ATCACGGAGATTTTCAGCCTGGGTGGAACCCGCCTCCGGGACACAGCAGTCTGGTTGCCAAG GTCCAAGGACCTTAAAAAACCTGGAGGTAGAAAACAGTAG
- the MBD1 gene encoding methyl-CpG-binding domain protein 1 isoform X12, whose amino-acid sequence MAEDWLDCPALGPGWKRREVFRKSGATCGRSDTYYQSPTGDRIRSKVELTRYLGPACDLTLFDFKQGVLCYPSSKAHSLAITSRKRKKPSKPAKARKCQVGPQKSEVRKEAPRDDTKADTDTVPASLPAPGCCENCGISFSGDGTRRQRLKTLCKDCRAQRIAFNREQRMFKRVGCGECTACQVKEDCGACSTCLLQLPHDVASGLFCKCERRRCLRIVERSRGCGVCRGCQTREDCGRCRVCLRPPRPGLRRQWKCVQRRCLRGKHGRRRGGCDSKVVARRRPPRAQSPPPPPPPQPPESPELQPYTNRRQNRKCGACAACLRRTDCGHCDFCCDKPKFGGSNQKRQKCRWRQCLQFAMKRLLPSVWAGSEDGASPPPAHPHRKRPGSTRRPHLGQTLKPPLATPAAQPDRAQTPVKEEAGSGFVLPPPGTDLVFLREGASSPVQVPGPAPASTETRLQAVDPGLPSVKQEPPDPEEEKDDNKADSTSDLAPEEEAGGAGTPVITEIFSLGGTRLRDTAVWLPRSKDLKKPGGRKQ is encoded by the exons ATGGCTGAGGACTGGCTGGACTGCCCAGCTCTGGGCCCTGGCTGGAAGCGCCGTGAGGTTTTTCGCAAGTCAGGTGCCACCTGTGGACGCTCAGACACCTACTACCAGAG CCCCACAGGAGACAGGATCCGAAGCAAAGTTGAGCTGACCCGATACCTGGGCCCTGCATGTGATCTCACCCTCTTCGACTTCAAACAAGGCGTTCTCTGCTATCCATCCTCCAAG GCCCACTCCTTGGCCATCACCAGCAGGAAGCGGAAGAAGCCTTCAAAGCCAGCCAAGGCTCGGAAGTGTCAGGTTGGACCTCAGAAGAGTGAAGTCAGGAAGGAGGCACCAAGGGATGACACCAAGGCTGACACTGACACAGTCCCAGCTTCACTTCCTGCCCCTGG GTGCTGTGAGAACTGTGGAATCAGCTTTTCAGGAGATGGCACCCGAAGGCAGCGGCTCAAGACTTTGTGCAAGGACTGCCGAG cACAGAGGATCGCTTTCAATCGGGAGCAGAGGATGTTTAAG CGTGTGGGCTGCGGGGAGTGCACGGCCTGCCAGGTAAAGGAAGATTGTGGGGCCTGCTCCACCTGCCTCCTGCAGTTGCCCCATGATGTGGCCTCGGGGCTGTTCTGCAAGTGTGAGCGAAGACGGTGCCTCCGCATTGTGGAAAGG AGCCGAGGGTGTGGAGTGTGCCGGGGCTGTCAGACCCGAGAGGACTGTGGCCGCTGTCGAGTCTGCCTTCGCCCTCCCCGCCCTGGGCTCCGGCGCCAATGGAAGTGCGTCCAGCGGCGCTGCCTCCGG GGTAAACACGGCCGCCGTAGGGGAGGCTGCGACTCCAAGGTGGTGGCCCGGCGGCGTCCACCCCGAGCCCAGTCACCGCCTCCACCTCCCCCACCTCAGCCTCCAGAGTCTCCGGAGCTG CAGCCTTACACAAACCGTCGGCAGAACCGCAAGTGTGGGGCCTGTGCAGCCTGCCTGAGGCGGACGGACTGTGGCCACTGTGACTTCTGCTGTGACAAGCCCAAGTTTGGGGGCAGCAACCAGAAGCGCCAGAAGTGTCGTTGGCGCCAGTGCCTGCAGTTTGCTATG AAGCGGCTTCTGCCAAGTGTCTGGGCAGGGTCCGAAGATGGGGCATCACCACCCCCAGCTCATCCTCATCGAAAGAGGCCTGGCTCTACTCGAAGGCCTCATCTGGGTCAGACCCTGAAGCCTCCCTTGGCCACACCGGCAGCTCAACCAGACCGAGCCCAAACTCCAGTGAAGGAGGAAGCAGGCAGTGGCTTTGTGCTGCCCCCACCTGGCACTGACCTTGTGTTCTTACGGGAGGGCGCAAGCAGTCCCGTGCAGGTGCCTGGCCCAGCCCCGGCTTCCACAGAAACTCGGTTGCAG GCAGTAGACCCAGGCCTGCCATCAGTGAAGCAAGAGCCACCTGACCCTGAGGAGGAGAAGGACGACAACAAGGCTGACTCCACCTCTGACTTGGCCccagaggaggaggcaggaggggctggCACGCCCGTG ATCACGGAGATTTTCAGCCTGGGTGGAACCCGCCTCCGGGACACAGCAGTCTGGTTGCCAAG GTCCAAGGACCTTAAAAAACCTGGAGGTAGAAAACAGTAG
- the MBD1 gene encoding methyl-CpG-binding domain protein 1 isoform X8, with the protein MAEDWLDCPALGPGWKRREVFRKSGATCGRSDTYYQSPTGDRIRSKVELTRYLGPACDLTLFDFKQGVLCYPSSKAHSLAITSRKRKKPSKPAKARKCQVGPQKSEVRKEAPRDDTKADTDTVPASLPAPGCCENCGISFSGDGTRRQRLKTLCKDCRAQRIAFNREQRMFKRVGCGECTACQVKEDCGACSTCLLQLPHDVASGLFCKCERRRCLRIVERSRGCGVCRGCQTREDCGRCRVCLRPPRPGLRRQWKCVQRRCLRHLAHRLRRHHQRCQRRPPLAVAPPAGKHGRRRGGCDSKVVARRRPPRAQSPPPPPPPQPPESPELHPRALAPSPPAEFIYYCVDEDELQPYTNRRQNRKCGACAACLRRTDCGHCDFCCDKPKFGGSNQKRQKCRWRQCLQFAMKRLLPSVWAGSEDGASPPPAHPHRKRPGSTRRPHLGQTLKPPLATPAAQPDRAQTPVKEEAGSGFVLPPPGTDLVFLREGASSPVQVPGPAPASTETRLQEAQCPGLSWVVALPQVKQEKADAQEDWTPGTAILTSPVLLPGCPSKAVDPGLPSVKQEPPDPEEEKDDNKADSTSDLAPEEEAGGAGTPVITEIFSLGGTRLRDTAVWLPRSKDLKKPGGRKQ; encoded by the exons ATGGCTGAGGACTGGCTGGACTGCCCAGCTCTGGGCCCTGGCTGGAAGCGCCGTGAGGTTTTTCGCAAGTCAGGTGCCACCTGTGGACGCTCAGACACCTACTACCAGAG CCCCACAGGAGACAGGATCCGAAGCAAAGTTGAGCTGACCCGATACCTGGGCCCTGCATGTGATCTCACCCTCTTCGACTTCAAACAAGGCGTTCTCTGCTATCCATCCTCCAAG GCCCACTCCTTGGCCATCACCAGCAGGAAGCGGAAGAAGCCTTCAAAGCCAGCCAAGGCTCGGAAGTGTCAGGTTGGACCTCAGAAGAGTGAAGTCAGGAAGGAGGCACCAAGGGATGACACCAAGGCTGACACTGACACAGTCCCAGCTTCACTTCCTGCCCCTGG GTGCTGTGAGAACTGTGGAATCAGCTTTTCAGGAGATGGCACCCGAAGGCAGCGGCTCAAGACTTTGTGCAAGGACTGCCGAG cACAGAGGATCGCTTTCAATCGGGAGCAGAGGATGTTTAAG CGTGTGGGCTGCGGGGAGTGCACGGCCTGCCAGGTAAAGGAAGATTGTGGGGCCTGCTCCACCTGCCTCCTGCAGTTGCCCCATGATGTGGCCTCGGGGCTGTTCTGCAAGTGTGAGCGAAGACGGTGCCTCCGCATTGTGGAAAGG AGCCGAGGGTGTGGAGTGTGCCGGGGCTGTCAGACCCGAGAGGACTGTGGCCGCTGTCGAGTCTGCCTTCGCCCTCCCCGCCCTGGGCTCCGGCGCCAATGGAAGTGCGTCCAGCGGCGCTGCCTCCGG CACCTTGCTCACCGTCTCCGTCGCCACCATCAGCGATGTCAACGACGCCCTCCCCTCGCTGTGGCTCCCCCTGCT GGTAAACACGGCCGCCGTAGGGGAGGCTGCGACTCCAAGGTGGTGGCCCGGCGGCGTCCACCCCGAGCCCAGTCACCGCCTCCACCTCCCCCACCTCAGCCTCCAGAGTCTCCGGAGCTG CACCCCAGAGCCCTGGCCCCCTCGCCTCCTGCTGAATTCATCTATTACTGTGTAGACGAGGACGAGCTA CAGCCTTACACAAACCGTCGGCAGAACCGCAAGTGTGGGGCCTGTGCAGCCTGCCTGAGGCGGACGGACTGTGGCCACTGTGACTTCTGCTGTGACAAGCCCAAGTTTGGGGGCAGCAACCAGAAGCGCCAGAAGTGTCGTTGGCGCCAGTGCCTGCAGTTTGCTATG AAGCGGCTTCTGCCAAGTGTCTGGGCAGGGTCCGAAGATGGGGCATCACCACCCCCAGCTCATCCTCATCGAAAGAGGCCTGGCTCTACTCGAAGGCCTCATCTGGGTCAGACCCTGAAGCCTCCCTTGGCCACACCGGCAGCTCAACCAGACCGAGCCCAAACTCCAGTGAAGGAGGAAGCAGGCAGTGGCTTTGTGCTGCCCCCACCTGGCACTGACCTTGTGTTCTTACGGGAGGGCGCAAGCAGTCCCGTGCAGGTGCCTGGCCCAGCCCCGGCTTCCACAGAAACTCGGTTGCAG GAGGCCCAGTGCCCTGGCCTGAGTTGGGTCGTGGCCTTACCCCAGGTGAAGCAAGAGAAGGCGGATGCCCAGGAAGACTGGACACCGGGCACAGCCATCCTGACTTCTCCTGTATTGCTGCCTGGCTGCCCCAGCAAG GCAGTAGACCCAGGCCTGCCATCAGTGAAGCAAGAGCCACCTGACCCTGAGGAGGAGAAGGACGACAACAAGGCTGACTCCACCTCTGACTTGGCCccagaggaggaggcaggaggggctggCACGCCCGTG ATCACGGAGATTTTCAGCCTGGGTGGAACCCGCCTCCGGGACACAGCAGTCTGGTTGCCAAG GTCCAAGGACCTTAAAAAACCTGGAGGTAGAAAACAGTAG
- the MBD1 gene encoding methyl-CpG-binding domain protein 1 isoform X10, translating to MAEDWLDCPALGPGWKRREVFRKSGATCGRSDTYYQSPTGDRIRSKVELTRYLGPACDLTLFDFKQGVLCYPSSKAHSLAITSRKRKKPSKPAKARKCQVGPQKSEVRKEAPRDDTKADTDTVPASLPAPGCCENCGISFSGDGTRRQRLKTLCKDCRAQRIAFNREQRMFKRVGCGECTACQVKEDCGACSTCLLQLPHDVASGLFCKCERRRCLRIVERSRGCGVCRGCQTREDCGRCRVCLRPPRPGLRRQWKCVQRRCLRGKHGRRRGGCDSKVVARRRPPRAQSPPPPPPPQPPESPELHPRALAPSPPAEFIYYCVDEDELPYTNRRQNRKCGACAACLRRTDCGHCDFCCDKPKFGGSNQKRQKCRWRQCLQFAMKRLLPSVWAGSEDGASPPPAHPHRKRPGSTRRPHLGQTLKPPLATPAAQPDRAQTPVKEEAGSGFVLPPPGTDLVFLREGASSPVQVPGPAPASTETRLQVKQEKADAQEDWTPGTAILTSPVLLPGCPSKAVDPGLPSVKQEPPDPEEEKDDNKADSTSDLAPEEEAGGAGTPVITEIFSLGGTRLRDTAVWLPRSKDLKKPGGRKQ from the exons ATGGCTGAGGACTGGCTGGACTGCCCAGCTCTGGGCCCTGGCTGGAAGCGCCGTGAGGTTTTTCGCAAGTCAGGTGCCACCTGTGGACGCTCAGACACCTACTACCAGAG CCCCACAGGAGACAGGATCCGAAGCAAAGTTGAGCTGACCCGATACCTGGGCCCTGCATGTGATCTCACCCTCTTCGACTTCAAACAAGGCGTTCTCTGCTATCCATCCTCCAAG GCCCACTCCTTGGCCATCACCAGCAGGAAGCGGAAGAAGCCTTCAAAGCCAGCCAAGGCTCGGAAGTGTCAGGTTGGACCTCAGAAGAGTGAAGTCAGGAAGGAGGCACCAAGGGATGACACCAAGGCTGACACTGACACAGTCCCAGCTTCACTTCCTGCCCCTGG GTGCTGTGAGAACTGTGGAATCAGCTTTTCAGGAGATGGCACCCGAAGGCAGCGGCTCAAGACTTTGTGCAAGGACTGCCGAG cACAGAGGATCGCTTTCAATCGGGAGCAGAGGATGTTTAAG CGTGTGGGCTGCGGGGAGTGCACGGCCTGCCAGGTAAAGGAAGATTGTGGGGCCTGCTCCACCTGCCTCCTGCAGTTGCCCCATGATGTGGCCTCGGGGCTGTTCTGCAAGTGTGAGCGAAGACGGTGCCTCCGCATTGTGGAAAGG AGCCGAGGGTGTGGAGTGTGCCGGGGCTGTCAGACCCGAGAGGACTGTGGCCGCTGTCGAGTCTGCCTTCGCCCTCCCCGCCCTGGGCTCCGGCGCCAATGGAAGTGCGTCCAGCGGCGCTGCCTCCGG GGTAAACACGGCCGCCGTAGGGGAGGCTGCGACTCCAAGGTGGTGGCCCGGCGGCGTCCACCCCGAGCCCAGTCACCGCCTCCACCTCCCCCACCTCAGCCTCCAGAGTCTCCGGAGCTG CACCCCAGAGCCCTGGCCCCCTCGCCTCCTGCTGAATTCATCTATTACTGTGTAGACGAGGACGAGCTA CCTTACACAAACCGTCGGCAGAACCGCAAGTGTGGGGCCTGTGCAGCCTGCCTGAGGCGGACGGACTGTGGCCACTGTGACTTCTGCTGTGACAAGCCCAAGTTTGGGGGCAGCAACCAGAAGCGCCAGAAGTGTCGTTGGCGCCAGTGCCTGCAGTTTGCTATG AAGCGGCTTCTGCCAAGTGTCTGGGCAGGGTCCGAAGATGGGGCATCACCACCCCCAGCTCATCCTCATCGAAAGAGGCCTGGCTCTACTCGAAGGCCTCATCTGGGTCAGACCCTGAAGCCTCCCTTGGCCACACCGGCAGCTCAACCAGACCGAGCCCAAACTCCAGTGAAGGAGGAAGCAGGCAGTGGCTTTGTGCTGCCCCCACCTGGCACTGACCTTGTGTTCTTACGGGAGGGCGCAAGCAGTCCCGTGCAGGTGCCTGGCCCAGCCCCGGCTTCCACAGAAACTCGGTTGCAG GTGAAGCAAGAGAAGGCGGATGCCCAGGAAGACTGGACACCGGGCACAGCCATCCTGACTTCTCCTGTATTGCTGCCTGGCTGCCCCAGCAAG GCAGTAGACCCAGGCCTGCCATCAGTGAAGCAAGAGCCACCTGACCCTGAGGAGGAGAAGGACGACAACAAGGCTGACTCCACCTCTGACTTGGCCccagaggaggaggcaggaggggctggCACGCCCGTG ATCACGGAGATTTTCAGCCTGGGTGGAACCCGCCTCCGGGACACAGCAGTCTGGTTGCCAAG GTCCAAGGACCTTAAAAAACCTGGAGGTAGAAAACAGTAG